One genomic segment of Amycolatopsis sp. WQ 127309 includes these proteins:
- a CDS encoding peptidase inhibitor family I36 protein: protein MGTIRKTLVRTSLAIGGTIAMVMAMATTASAVSTPRNGHCEPGEFCLYYGNGETGSVSDFNGSVADYGRTQPTCYDFKGAGLGKGKCVWNDAASAKNNTTGHTIFLYFADTHFALSVGQSLNINNRDTSHKFIAN from the coding sequence TCAGGAAGACTCTCGTCCGGACGTCGCTGGCCATCGGCGGAACCATCGCCATGGTGATGGCGATGGCCACCACCGCCTCGGCGGTGTCGACGCCTCGCAACGGGCACTGCGAGCCGGGGGAGTTCTGCTTGTACTACGGGAACGGCGAGACCGGCTCGGTGTCCGACTTCAACGGCTCTGTCGCCGACTACGGGCGCACTCAGCCGACCTGCTACGACTTCAAGGGCGCCGGTCTCGGCAAGGGCAAGTGTGTCTGGAACGACGCGGCCTCGGCGAAGAACAACACCACCGGCCACACCATCTTCCTCTACTTCGCCGACACTCACTTCGCCCTGAGCGTCGGGCAGTCGCTCAACATCAACAACCGGGACACCTCGCACAAGTTCATCGCCAACTAG